The Bacillus xiapuensis genome window below encodes:
- a CDS encoding response regulator yields the protein MTRVLIVDDHQLVGEGTKNMIEQEKEFDVTYLMSIDDVINMSREKPFDVYLLDMNMPDCSGLELAPKIFKFHKDAKIILYTGFDYTSQFNLLIDSGVSGIISKSASKQELLMAIQAVLHGYTLIPISLLSQLRLSDVTIQTTNSNKKKPANISVTQKEVEILEGISKGRGNKEIAEELFMSVRAVEYNLTKIYKKFKVNSRSEALAEAVRMGIINVNL from the coding sequence TTGACACGCGTTTTAATTGTAGATGACCACCAATTGGTGGGTGAAGGAACGAAGAATATGATTGAGCAGGAAAAAGAGTTTGATGTTACCTATCTTATGTCTATTGATGACGTTATCAATATGAGCCGAGAAAAGCCTTTTGATGTTTACTTATTAGATATGAATATGCCTGATTGCTCTGGACTTGAGTTGGCCCCAAAGATTTTTAAATTTCATAAAGATGCAAAAATCATTCTTTATACAGGGTTTGATTATACTTCTCAATTTAATTTATTAATTGACTCCGGGGTCAGTGGAATTATTAGTAAATCTGCTTCTAAACAGGAACTTTTGATGGCTATACAAGCTGTATTACATGGGTACACGCTTATTCCTATATCATTATTAAGTCAATTAAGACTTTCGGATGTTACGATTCAAACAACAAACTCCAACAAAAAGAAACCAGCAAATATTTCTGTTACTCAAAAAGAGGTGGAGATACTTGAAGGTATTTCAAAAGGAAGAGGGAATAAAGAAATTGCTGAAGAATTGTTTATGAGTGTCCGTGCAGTTGAATATAATTTAACGAAAATCTACAAGAAATTTAAAGTCAACTCCCGATCAGAAGCCTTAGCCGAGGCGGTGCGGATGGGAATTATTAATGTGAATCTATGA